The proteins below are encoded in one region of Helianthus annuus cultivar XRQ/B chromosome 2, HanXRQr2.0-SUNRISE, whole genome shotgun sequence:
- the LOC110904645 gene encoding protein JINGUBANG — MSQDVISCSQHDSSFFYHRCIATIEGHSSYISSLAIGGQFLYTGSSDNEIRLYNRTEITSDVDQQSLADNMVITGNGAVKSIVVSADKLFTAHQDHKIRVWKINTQQTQQNKLAHLATLPTLGDRALKILIPKHYVQVRRHKKSTWVHHLDTVSALALSNDGSLLYSVSWDKTLKIWQTADFKCLESVASAHDDSINALVLSSNGEVYTGSTDRKIKIWRKTLEGEDHILVATLEKHKSGVNALALSADENTLYSGGSDRWIVVWEKNMDGNMVAVDSLKGHNKSILCLSVVSDLVCSGSADETIRIWRGIEKCYFCLAILEGHRGPVKCLTLVKDDDEPSDNSYLIYSGGLDCDIKVWQIFIPST; from the coding sequence ATGTCACAAGATGTTATTTCTTGCTCACAACATGACTCAAGCTTCTTCTACCACCGCTGCATAGCTACCATAGAAGGTCATAGTTCCTACATTTCCTCTCTTGCCATTGGAGGACAGTTTCTATACACAGGCTCTTCCGACAACGAAATTCGCCTTTATAACCGCACTGAGATAACATCCGATGTTGATCAACAAAGTTTAGCTGATAATATGGTAATAACAGGAAACGGGGCCGTAAAATCTATTGTGGTTTCTGCTGACAAATTGTTCACTGCCCATCAGGATCACAAAATCCGTGTGTGGAAAATCAATACTCAACAAACACAACAAAACAAGCTAGCACATTTAGCCACACTCCCAACACTTGGCGATCGTGCCCTTAAGATTCTAATACCAAAACACTATGTACAAGTGCGGCGTCACAAGAAATCGACTTGGGTCCATCATCTTGATACAGTATCAGCTTTAGCCTTGTCCAATGATGGATCGCTTTTATACTCAGTCTCATGGGACAAAACACTAAAAATTTGGCAGACAGCTGATTTCAAATGCTTAGAGTCGGTTGCTAGTGCACATGACGATTCAATAAACGCGCTAGTGTTATCGAGCAATGGAGAAGTATATACTGGATCAACTGATAGAAAAATCAAGATTTGGAGGAAGACTTTAGAAGGAGAGGACCACATTCTTGTTGCTACCTTGGAGAAACATAAATCTGGAGTAAATGCACTAGCACTAAGCGCCGATGAAAACACATTATACTCGGGTGGCAGTGATCGTTGGATTGTGGTTTGGGAGAAGAATATGGATGGCAATATGGTGGCAGTGGATTCTCTAAAGGGGCACAATAAGTCTATATTGTGCTTGAGTGTGGTATCAGATTTGGTGTGCAGTGGCtcagctgatgaaacaataagaATTTGGAGAGGTATTGAGAAATGCTACTTTTGCTTGGCTATATTGGAGGGCCATAGAGGCCCTGTCAAGTGTTTGACATTGGTAAAGGATGATGATGAGCCATCTGATAATTCTTATTTAATTTACAGTGGTGGTTTGGATTGTGACATCAAAGTATGGCAGATTTTCATCCCTTCAACCTAG